In a single window of the Hoyosella subflava DQS3-9A1 genome:
- a CDS encoding ferredoxin reductase — MAERGAEPEVHPVRRRALRAVRHLFSPLLPDDYLELINPLWTTKELRGRVEKIEWQGSQAVTVSIMPGFNWPGHKPGQYIRLGVLINGRFHWRAYSLTSDPEPEDGLISLSPKVVESGTVSPYLVHRITPGTIVRLGEIEGVFTLPDPLPEKMLFISAGSGITPIISMLRSLDHRQEVNDVVIVHSAHKADEVMFGDVLKDLDDRYPGFRLHLRITEHDSLFTVDQLDDVCPDWREREAFCSGPGEMTDSFLDHFEENGLSDHIHYERFQPVIGGQGKGGAGGKVHLTHSKVTAECDGDTPILEVGEEAGVKMPYGCRIGVCHTCVGTLLSGQIRDLRSGEVGGSKGDTIRTCVNTAEGDIAIGL; from the coding sequence ATGGCTGAGCGAGGCGCAGAACCCGAAGTGCATCCTGTCCGCCGTCGCGCACTCCGCGCGGTACGGCACCTCTTTAGTCCCCTTTTGCCCGACGACTATCTCGAACTGATCAACCCCCTGTGGACGACGAAAGAGCTCCGGGGCCGCGTAGAAAAAATCGAATGGCAGGGCAGCCAGGCAGTTACTGTTTCAATCATGCCAGGCTTTAATTGGCCGGGGCATAAGCCAGGCCAGTACATCAGGCTTGGCGTGCTCATTAATGGCCGGTTCCACTGGAGGGCCTACTCCCTGACGTCCGATCCGGAGCCGGAAGATGGGTTGATTAGCCTGTCCCCGAAAGTCGTGGAATCGGGCACGGTATCTCCGTATCTCGTCCACCGGATCACACCCGGAACGATTGTGCGACTCGGCGAGATCGAGGGCGTATTCACCCTGCCGGATCCCCTGCCCGAGAAGATGCTGTTCATCAGTGCTGGCAGTGGAATTACGCCCATCATCAGCATGCTGCGCAGCCTCGATCATCGGCAGGAGGTCAATGACGTCGTGATCGTCCATTCGGCGCACAAAGCGGACGAAGTGATGTTCGGAGATGTGCTGAAAGATCTCGATGATCGCTATCCAGGCTTCAGACTTCACCTTCGGATAACGGAACACGACAGCCTCTTCACCGTCGACCAGCTGGACGACGTCTGCCCTGATTGGCGCGAACGGGAAGCCTTCTGTTCAGGACCAGGGGAAATGACGGACTCCTTTCTCGATCACTTCGAAGAAAATGGACTCTCAGACCACATTCACTACGAGCGCTTTCAGCCGGTTATTGGAGGCCAAGGCAAGGGAGGGGCAGGCGGGAAGGTTCACCTCACACACAGCAAAGTGACCGCCGAATGCGACGGCGACACTCCCATCCTGGAGGTCGGCGAGGAAGCCGGAGTGAAAATGCCATACGGCTGCCGCATCGGGGTGTGCCATACCTGCGTCGGCACACTGCTGTCCGGTCAGATCCGTGACCTGCGGAGCGGGGAGGTCGGCGGCAGCAAAGGCGACACGATCCGCACGTGCGTCAACACCGCAGAGGGCGACATCGCCATAGGCCTGTGA
- a CDS encoding SDR family oxidoreductase: MSTPLAGRVVVITGGARGIGYATAKHLISQGAKVAIGDIDEAQLKTAADDLGTVAHKRLDVTDADSFKEFFDFVETQAGPVDVLINNAGIMPVGLVIDEDETIVRRMFEINVFGVITGTKIALRSMLPRGAGQIINIASLAGEMTFPGLASYCGTKHAVLGFSDSVRKEVRSSGVTVSCILPTITNTQLASGAKGIRGIRTAEPEEIAAAIARVIEKPVPRTRVTGLAGSLVRAQHFFPHGLYERIGRFLGADTQFVTDLDVTARRDYEDRARHS, encoded by the coding sequence ATGAGCACACCACTGGCAGGCCGGGTAGTTGTCATCACTGGAGGCGCGCGCGGGATCGGTTACGCGACCGCGAAACACTTGATCTCGCAGGGCGCGAAGGTCGCGATTGGCGATATCGACGAAGCCCAGCTGAAGACTGCAGCGGATGATCTCGGTACTGTCGCCCATAAGCGTCTTGACGTCACCGACGCGGACTCGTTCAAGGAGTTCTTCGACTTCGTCGAAACGCAGGCTGGTCCTGTGGATGTGCTGATCAACAACGCCGGAATCATGCCCGTTGGCTTGGTGATTGACGAGGACGAAACAATCGTTCGCCGGATGTTCGAAATTAACGTCTTCGGGGTGATCACCGGAACCAAGATCGCACTTCGAAGCATGCTGCCGCGGGGAGCCGGTCAGATCATCAACATTGCTTCCCTTGCTGGCGAAATGACATTTCCGGGCCTCGCGTCCTACTGCGGCACCAAACACGCCGTCCTCGGCTTCAGCGACTCCGTCCGCAAAGAAGTGCGCAGCTCCGGGGTGACAGTTTCGTGCATCTTGCCGACGATCACCAACACTCAACTCGCGTCGGGCGCAAAGGGGATCCGTGGCATCAGGACGGCAGAGCCGGAGGAGATCGCCGCAGCGATCGCTCGTGTCATCGAGAAGCCGGTCCCGCGTACCAGGGTGACTGGGCTCGCTGGTTCGCTTGTACGAGCGCAGCACTTCTTTCCGCATGGACTATACGAACGCATTGGCCGTTTCCTAGGCGCCGACACCCAATTCGTGACGGACCTCGACGTCACAGCACGTCGCGACTATGAAGACCGCGCCCGCCACAGCTGA
- a CDS encoding PucR family transcriptional regulator, whose translation MAERDGEIDQWIARVTADAMQPTMLEYFTQRVNDEIMRRLPELADDDEFRRDLHASTVAQLRTFMATATTPSAEYQPPPEAVALARTVARRGMDVQILLKIYGTGRTTALTLLNEIVQEIPVDPELKLAAIVDLWGLAMRWLELSTDVLLSTYTTEREALMRGALARRAETVHSLLRGEKLPVDDASAQLDYPLRRYHTAVVLWTDQEEPGTDILPQLETAAQVVARALGASRALTVASGARGLWAWIATIELPDLDELALISAWPAHLGGAVGTPIRGVAGFVASHREAIAANRVATARSGSPRFTRYDEVQIPYLMGLDRDALRTFVQRELGELASDDDSAARLRETLLAYFVSGSSPARAARQLQVHKNTVRYRVEQAQAVLGDSLVRRRLEVELALTCVETYGIDALKRS comes from the coding sequence ATGGCCGAACGCGATGGCGAGATCGACCAGTGGATCGCTCGGGTGACCGCCGATGCCATGCAGCCAACCATGCTCGAGTACTTCACGCAGCGCGTCAACGATGAGATCATGCGGCGGTTGCCCGAACTCGCTGACGACGACGAGTTTCGCCGCGATTTGCACGCCAGCACTGTAGCCCAGCTGAGGACGTTCATGGCGACGGCGACCACACCGAGTGCCGAGTATCAGCCGCCTCCTGAAGCTGTCGCGTTAGCCCGGACTGTGGCCCGGCGCGGTATGGACGTGCAGATTCTGCTGAAGATATACGGCACGGGCCGCACCACCGCGCTCACACTTCTCAACGAAATCGTGCAAGAGATCCCCGTCGATCCCGAGCTGAAGCTCGCCGCCATCGTCGACTTGTGGGGTCTGGCGATGCGCTGGCTTGAGCTGTCCACTGACGTGCTGCTCTCGACATACACGACTGAGCGCGAAGCACTGATGCGCGGCGCGCTCGCACGTCGCGCCGAAACTGTCCACAGCCTGTTGCGCGGTGAGAAGCTGCCCGTCGACGACGCCTCCGCCCAGCTCGACTATCCGTTGCGCCGCTACCACACAGCAGTGGTGCTCTGGACGGACCAGGAGGAACCTGGAACTGACATTCTCCCGCAACTAGAGACCGCAGCGCAGGTGGTCGCCCGCGCTCTGGGTGCATCTCGGGCGTTGACTGTGGCATCCGGAGCTCGCGGATTATGGGCGTGGATCGCGACTATCGAGTTACCTGACCTGGATGAGCTGGCGCTGATCAGTGCGTGGCCCGCACACCTTGGCGGGGCAGTAGGAACCCCAATTCGAGGCGTCGCGGGGTTCGTTGCCAGCCACCGTGAGGCGATCGCGGCGAATCGGGTCGCGACCGCACGTTCCGGGAGCCCACGGTTCACCCGTTACGACGAGGTGCAGATTCCCTACCTCATGGGCCTAGACCGGGACGCCTTGCGAACCTTCGTCCAGCGGGAGCTGGGCGAACTCGCTTCGGATGATGACTCTGCGGCTCGTTTACGCGAGACTCTGCTCGCCTATTTCGTTTCGGGCAGCAGTCCCGCGCGGGCAGCGCGCCAGTTGCAGGTGCACAAGAACACCGTTCGCTACCGAGTGGAGCAGGCGCAGGCCGTTCTCGGGGATTCTCTTGTGCGGCGTCGTCTGGAGGTCGAACTCGCGCTCACGTGTGTGGAAACCTACGGAATTGACGCTCTGAAAAGATCTTGA
- a CDS encoding MFS transporter, translating to MATQTGTRQGSRRDFTLLWTGQAVSELGSRGYGIAIMLWVLAVTGSPAIVGMTATVTMASFALFNVPAGWIVDHLDRKRTMVGADLVGAGAATTLAAAVSAGAFVLAHILTVGAVLGAAWCVRGLAEEAALPHVVGDGELTRAVSLVEGRGYAAGLAGPPLATALYAIAPVLPFAAHAVSFVTAASTASAVKSPLRTTRLGDSHADASLGDGFRFVWRDPFLRPAALIGALSVLVTNGAGLVLIVMLTNTGAAVVAVGFALAVAYGAGIGGSLIVPRLQRHHSAHVLLSVSLLAGAIALSMMVMGNPVAATVGYSLLLAAQPLWQVTVSATMLDITPDELRGRAGGALGLVATVPAVFAPLCAGILTVSLGVATTVALLTVALLTGFLFTLRARGLRAAPSYLLGRDRSSFSTRP from the coding sequence GTGGCCACGCAGACGGGTACGCGCCAGGGTTCGCGACGAGACTTCACCCTGTTGTGGACGGGCCAGGCGGTTTCCGAACTCGGGAGTCGTGGTTACGGGATCGCGATCATGCTGTGGGTGCTCGCTGTAACGGGATCACCAGCGATCGTGGGAATGACGGCAACTGTCACGATGGCCTCGTTCGCGCTGTTCAATGTGCCCGCGGGCTGGATCGTTGACCACCTCGACCGTAAACGCACGATGGTGGGCGCTGACCTGGTTGGGGCAGGGGCTGCGACGACGCTTGCCGCCGCTGTTTCCGCCGGCGCTTTCGTGCTCGCCCACATTCTCACCGTCGGCGCCGTACTTGGCGCCGCGTGGTGTGTTCGCGGTCTTGCAGAGGAAGCTGCCCTCCCACACGTTGTCGGTGACGGCGAACTCACGCGCGCTGTCAGTCTGGTGGAGGGCCGCGGCTACGCGGCGGGGCTGGCCGGTCCGCCACTCGCCACCGCGCTGTACGCGATCGCGCCGGTGCTGCCGTTCGCCGCGCATGCCGTCTCATTCGTGACTGCTGCGTCTACGGCGTCAGCGGTGAAATCTCCACTGCGAACGACACGCTTAGGAGACTCCCACGCTGACGCATCGCTCGGCGACGGGTTCAGGTTCGTGTGGCGAGATCCTTTTCTCCGGCCCGCCGCTTTGATCGGCGCGCTCTCCGTATTGGTCACGAACGGCGCCGGCCTCGTCCTGATCGTCATGCTGACAAATACTGGCGCGGCTGTGGTCGCGGTGGGGTTCGCTCTTGCCGTGGCCTACGGTGCCGGGATCGGTGGCAGCTTGATAGTGCCGCGGCTGCAGCGGCACCATTCGGCTCACGTACTGCTCAGTGTCTCGCTTCTCGCTGGTGCCATCGCCCTTTCGATGATGGTGATGGGTAATCCTGTTGCGGCAACCGTGGGCTACTCGCTCCTGCTGGCCGCCCAGCCACTGTGGCAGGTGACCGTCTCCGCAACAATGCTCGACATAACTCCGGATGAGCTTCGCGGCCGCGCTGGCGGTGCGCTCGGCCTCGTCGCCACCGTACCTGCGGTATTCGCACCACTATGTGCGGGCATATTGACGGTATCGCTGGGCGTCGCGACTACTGTCGCGCTTCTGACTGTCGCACTGCTCACCGGCTTCCTCTTCACCTTGCGGGCCCGAGGCTTGCGCGCGGCACCGAGCTACTTGCTGGGCCGGGACCGCAGTTCATTCAGCACCAGACCGTAA
- a CDS encoding SagB/ThcOx family dehydrogenase yields the protein MPEIKTADHAVMFTQEGKIVWDDYVNHRQFALTDESLRIVRWFGVWRDLESIGARGSLDHAIASRLLEEGVLVEYGSEQHVREEQLTREWGRWGRGPEYQHFSARTTTDARFYSVIEDEMMSVNRALSDPPPSPWRTFDDAPVVPVSQSRPDDSAWIRPRLVDALHGRRSVRQFTQDAVPLEQLGIIAQLAVGAVEVIDHPALGQVALKTSPSAGARSPIELYVYSRNVEGLEEGLYHFAAHRGGFERIGAQVPASEMRAAVGDQPWLSECAALLVYTAVLERTSWRYASARAYRDILIEVGHVSQTVLVSASALGLGAVTATAVRDELLERMIGAEPAAEPVLGVTALGIPLGSPVPGISAESG from the coding sequence ATGCCTGAGATCAAAACCGCGGACCACGCCGTGATGTTCACCCAGGAAGGAAAAATCGTCTGGGACGACTACGTCAACCACCGACAGTTCGCGCTCACGGACGAAAGCTTGCGGATCGTCCGCTGGTTTGGAGTGTGGCGTGACCTCGAATCGATCGGTGCGCGCGGCTCGCTCGATCATGCGATAGCGTCACGTCTCCTCGAGGAAGGTGTGCTGGTCGAGTACGGTTCAGAGCAGCACGTTCGCGAGGAGCAGCTGACCAGGGAATGGGGCCGCTGGGGCAGAGGGCCCGAATACCAGCATTTCTCCGCGCGCACGACGACGGATGCACGCTTCTACAGCGTGATCGAAGACGAGATGATGTCTGTGAACCGGGCGCTGAGCGATCCACCGCCCTCGCCCTGGCGCACCTTCGACGATGCGCCAGTAGTCCCGGTGTCGCAGAGCCGCCCGGATGATTCAGCCTGGATACGGCCCCGTTTGGTCGATGCGCTACACGGTCGGCGTTCGGTGCGCCAATTCACGCAAGATGCGGTACCGCTGGAGCAACTCGGCATCATTGCGCAATTGGCTGTGGGCGCCGTCGAGGTGATTGACCACCCCGCTTTGGGCCAAGTCGCGCTGAAAACCAGCCCATCGGCTGGCGCTCGAAGCCCGATCGAGCTTTACGTCTACAGCCGCAACGTCGAAGGACTTGAGGAGGGGCTCTACCACTTCGCTGCGCACCGGGGCGGCTTCGAACGCATTGGCGCACAAGTGCCTGCCAGCGAAATGCGGGCGGCTGTGGGAGACCAGCCTTGGCTCAGCGAGTGTGCCGCTCTGCTCGTCTACACTGCTGTGCTGGAGCGGACATCATGGCGGTACGCGTCGGCGCGCGCATACCGCGACATACTTATCGAAGTCGGTCACGTCAGTCAGACGGTGCTTGTATCCGCATCCGCACTAGGGCTCGGGGCGGTGACCGCCACCGCAGTCCGGGACGAGCTGCTCGAGCGGATGATCGGGGCTGAACCTGCCGCCGAACCAGTCCTCGGCGTCACCGCATTGGGAATTCCCTTGGGCAGTCCTGTCCCAGGCATTTCCGCTGAGAGTGGGTGA
- a CDS encoding ATP-grasp domain-containing protein, giving the protein MTLPAMPLLLRAKRPVTELHPHSLDFQVRVGHPQRQPSHAGHPPACVLTLTRTADQEVDALSLQLAAQGVPLIRIDADRCPQAETLWDPVTGTLHWEGTTFRPVVCWRRYFDAQAMRLQGTGRHSAGRLETHYMRDQWSAWGHAMASSVVRRINHSAGSFPPDRISQLRAARSAGLRIPATVVTSVPASALKAIAGEGDLLVKSLGHHAVESAPGQLHGVYPERVRRDEIRGYNSPESAPLLVQEFVEADSELRVYIIGAQMVAYKVTRPAPEALWTTPDSIFVEECAVPAGIEVALWRVADQFGLEMAAFDLLDAPGGPVFLEVNTHSDWLWAERKAKSDAVSRAVHTMIKDLFEAHDSGPEGSTTHA; this is encoded by the coding sequence ATGACGCTCCCCGCTATGCCGCTTCTGCTCCGCGCGAAGCGCCCTGTCACAGAACTGCACCCACACTCCCTGGACTTCCAGGTGCGTGTGGGCCACCCACAGCGACAGCCCTCCCACGCTGGCCACCCGCCAGCATGCGTGCTCACTCTGACGCGAACAGCGGACCAGGAAGTAGACGCCTTGTCCCTCCAGCTTGCTGCCCAGGGGGTCCCACTGATCCGCATTGACGCGGACCGGTGCCCCCAGGCAGAAACGCTCTGGGACCCGGTCACGGGCACGCTGCACTGGGAGGGGACCACGTTTCGGCCTGTTGTGTGCTGGCGCAGATACTTTGACGCGCAGGCAATGAGGCTGCAGGGCACCGGCAGGCATAGCGCGGGACGTCTCGAAACGCACTACATGCGCGACCAATGGTCCGCATGGGGTCACGCGATGGCGTCGAGCGTGGTGCGACGCATCAATCATTCAGCGGGGTCCTTTCCGCCCGATAGGATCAGTCAGCTCCGGGCAGCACGCTCAGCCGGACTTCGTATACCCGCTACTGTCGTGACATCGGTGCCCGCCAGCGCTCTCAAAGCGATTGCTGGTGAGGGCGATCTCCTAGTCAAGAGTCTGGGACACCACGCGGTCGAGTCCGCGCCAGGGCAGCTGCACGGCGTATATCCGGAACGGGTCCGCCGCGACGAGATCCGCGGGTACAACTCGCCGGAGTCGGCGCCGCTCCTGGTTCAGGAATTCGTCGAAGCCGACAGCGAACTGCGTGTGTACATCATCGGGGCTCAGATGGTCGCGTACAAGGTGACCCGACCGGCACCAGAGGCGCTGTGGACCACCCCGGATTCCATTTTCGTCGAGGAGTGCGCTGTTCCGGCCGGTATCGAGGTCGCATTGTGGCGAGTGGCTGACCAGTTCGGTCTCGAGATGGCAGCGTTCGACCTGCTCGACGCTCCAGGCGGACCCGTCTTTCTTGAAGTCAACACACACTCAGATTGGCTCTGGGCGGAGCGAAAAGCGAAGTCTGATGCCGTATCCCGCGCTGTCCACACGATGATCAAAGACCTCTTCGAGGCACACGACAGCGGGCCCGAGGGGAGCACGACACATGCCTGA
- a CDS encoding fatty acid desaturase family protein, whose translation MNKNMQKKSPFAHLTEEQILELEKEFDRIHEEVYNDLGERDRRYIKSVISAQRQLAVAGRVLLLASLSRTSWIAGTACLGTAKILENMEIGHNVMHGQWDWMNDPDIHSSTWDWDTASTAHAWKHSHNYIHHTYTNILGVDKDLGYEIMRIDPKQTWHPRYLLQPLYNLALMALFEWGVAVHDMDIDAIRRREKPLSDVWEDLKGISGKARAQIIKDYVGWPLVSALAVGAAQTASQGRMVKPRSEPIRQLLPGSAKRRTLSRLIGAADAVLPVAKRAFVSTLAANATANLIRNVWTHAIIFCGHFPDQTYTFTQEETENESRGEWYLRQLVGAANIEGTPLFHVMSGNLGYQVEHHLYPDMPSTRYAEIAPKVKEICERYELPYNTGRFGHQWGTVHRTIFRLAFPGGKPRSKPGPYKRTEDEKPPARLSEASRYRARMPASSA comes from the coding sequence ATGAACAAGAACATGCAGAAGAAATCACCATTCGCCCATCTCACTGAAGAACAGATCCTGGAACTGGAAAAGGAGTTCGACCGGATCCATGAAGAGGTCTACAACGACCTCGGTGAACGCGACCGCCGCTACATTAAAAGCGTCATCTCAGCTCAGCGCCAGCTCGCTGTGGCCGGTCGGGTTCTCCTTCTGGCCTCGCTCAGCCGCACCAGCTGGATCGCGGGGACGGCGTGCCTGGGGACCGCGAAGATCCTCGAAAACATGGAGATCGGGCACAACGTGATGCACGGTCAGTGGGACTGGATGAACGATCCAGACATCCACTCGTCGACGTGGGACTGGGACACCGCCTCCACTGCCCACGCCTGGAAGCACTCCCACAATTACATCCACCACACGTATACGAACATCCTCGGAGTGGACAAGGATCTCGGTTATGAGATCATGCGGATCGACCCGAAACAGACGTGGCATCCGAGGTACCTGCTGCAGCCGCTGTACAACCTCGCATTGATGGCACTGTTCGAGTGGGGCGTGGCCGTGCATGACATGGACATCGACGCCATACGGAGGCGTGAAAAGCCCCTGAGCGATGTGTGGGAGGACCTCAAAGGAATCTCCGGCAAAGCACGCGCACAGATCATCAAGGACTACGTTGGCTGGCCGCTGGTATCCGCACTCGCCGTCGGCGCAGCGCAGACCGCTTCGCAGGGGCGCATGGTGAAGCCCAGGAGCGAACCGATCCGGCAGCTGCTGCCCGGTTCCGCGAAGCGCCGCACACTGAGCAGGCTAATCGGCGCAGCCGACGCGGTCCTCCCTGTGGCCAAGCGCGCGTTTGTCTCCACTCTGGCTGCCAATGCGACAGCAAACCTGATTCGCAACGTGTGGACTCACGCGATCATCTTCTGCGGTCACTTCCCTGACCAGACATACACATTCACTCAAGAAGAAACGGAGAACGAAAGCCGCGGCGAGTGGTATCTGCGCCAGCTGGTGGGCGCCGCCAACATCGAAGGCACTCCGCTATTTCATGTGATGAGTGGCAACCTCGGATACCAGGTCGAGCACCATCTGTACCCGGACATGCCGAGCACGCGATACGCCGAGATCGCACCGAAGGTCAAAGAGATCTGCGAACGCTACGAACTCCCCTACAACACCGGACGCTTCGGGCACCAGTGGGGCACTGTACATCGCACTATCTTCCGGCTCGCCTTCCCGGGCGGGAAGCCCCGCTCCAAGCCCGGTCCGTACAAGCGCACCGAAGACGAGAAGCCACCGGCGCGCCTGAGTGAAGCTTCCCGGTATCGCGCCCGAATGCCAGCCTCGAGCGCGTAG
- a CDS encoding succinic semialdehyde dehydrogenase, protein MPAPAPQTFERLADLAAIPAGSERETRPVVEVFTGQTMAKVAVATAADAREAIDNARAAQSAWAQRSVKERAEIFHRYYKLVLDNRESLMDMSQAETGKARVSALEEVLDIALNARYYARTARKLLEPRAAQGMLPGLTKTVVRQQPKGVVGVISPWNYPMTLAVSDAIPALIAGNAVVVKPDSNTPYCALACAELLYKAGLPRELFAVVPGPGSVVGTEIIEHTDYIMFTGSTATGQALAKKAAARLVGFSAELGGKNAMIVAEGADLLKVAEGATRACFSNSGQLCVSIERIYVEKSIAADFIAVFRDKVAAMDIGAGYKFGPAMGSLVSPDQLETVKAHVDDAVAKGATVVAGGKPRPDLGPCFFEPTVLTDVTADMRCAQEETFGPLVSIYAVDSVDEAIVRANDTEYGLNASVWAATTAEGEAIAARVRAGTVNVNEGYGPAFGSTDAPMGGMGASGMGRRHGAEGLLKYTEPQTIATQRVLNLGGPSFLPLKVWAPILPYGIKALKFLPGR, encoded by the coding sequence ATGCCAGCACCAGCCCCACAGACATTCGAACGTCTCGCTGATCTCGCTGCGATCCCAGCGGGCAGTGAGCGCGAGACACGTCCGGTCGTCGAAGTCTTCACCGGCCAGACAATGGCGAAAGTCGCCGTCGCCACCGCGGCTGACGCCCGCGAGGCGATCGACAACGCTCGCGCGGCGCAGTCCGCGTGGGCACAGCGATCCGTCAAGGAACGGGCCGAGATTTTTCACCGCTACTACAAGCTCGTTCTCGACAACCGTGAATCACTCATGGACATGTCCCAGGCAGAGACGGGTAAAGCCCGAGTCTCCGCGCTCGAGGAAGTTCTCGACATTGCGCTCAACGCGCGCTATTACGCGCGCACGGCACGGAAGCTGCTCGAACCGCGCGCGGCCCAAGGCATGCTCCCCGGACTGACAAAGACAGTTGTCCGGCAGCAGCCGAAGGGCGTCGTCGGCGTGATTTCGCCGTGGAATTATCCGATGACACTCGCAGTGTCGGACGCGATTCCTGCGCTGATCGCGGGCAACGCTGTAGTAGTCAAGCCGGACAGCAACACCCCGTACTGCGCTCTGGCATGCGCGGAACTCCTCTACAAAGCGGGTCTTCCGCGCGAACTCTTCGCGGTTGTCCCAGGTCCAGGCTCCGTGGTGGGAACAGAGATCATCGAGCACACTGACTACATCATGTTCACCGGCTCTACCGCGACCGGCCAGGCGCTGGCCAAGAAGGCAGCGGCACGCCTCGTCGGCTTCTCCGCTGAACTCGGCGGCAAGAACGCCATGATTGTCGCTGAGGGCGCGGACCTGCTCAAAGTTGCGGAAGGTGCTACCCGCGCATGCTTCTCCAACTCGGGCCAGTTGTGCGTGTCGATCGAGCGGATCTACGTCGAGAAGTCAATTGCGGCAGATTTCATCGCGGTTTTCCGGGACAAAGTTGCGGCTATGGATATCGGCGCCGGATACAAGTTCGGCCCCGCAATGGGCAGTCTTGTTTCACCGGATCAGCTCGAAACCGTCAAGGCGCACGTGGACGATGCCGTCGCGAAGGGCGCGACAGTAGTAGCTGGCGGGAAGCCGCGGCCCGACCTGGGACCGTGCTTCTTCGAGCCTACGGTCCTCACCGATGTGACAGCCGATATGCGATGCGCTCAGGAGGAAACCTTCGGGCCTCTGGTCTCGATCTATGCAGTCGACTCTGTGGATGAAGCGATCGTGCGTGCTAACGACACCGAGTACGGGCTCAACGCCAGCGTATGGGCAGCCACGACCGCCGAGGGCGAGGCGATTGCTGCTCGTGTGCGTGCAGGGACCGTGAACGTGAACGAGGGGTATGGTCCGGCATTCGGCAGCACGGATGCCCCTATGGGAGGCATGGGCGCATCAGGGATGGGACGTCGGCACGGCGCAGAAGGCCTGCTGAAGTACACCGAACCGCAAACCATTGCGACTCAGCGTGTGCTCAATCTCGGTGGTCCGTCCTTCCTGCCGCTGAAGGTTTGGGCACCGATTCTGCCCTACGGAATCAAGGCGCTGAAGTTCCTGCCAGGCAGGTAA